In Nocardia sp. NBC_00403, one DNA window encodes the following:
- a CDS encoding MlaD family protein — protein sequence MQRLLASPGFVTVIGGVLVAILSVVGYFVAFRPLDKTIGYCAILPDAVGLYPSNHVTMLGMPVGTVTALSPDGAGVRVEFEVDADHPLTGQVIATTVADTLLADRNLAVLGEPGAPDWNRNTCVTRTFTPKSMTETLAAFSALADQLGGNGDPAERSRIRDTVAAFQRATSGTGPKMNALIQDLGTALRAPDAAIGHIGALLDALGELSTSISVNWQDIKTTLLNAGPGIAFVNEVWQQVIQIVDSLLVDFPMFNDIARKYGREILGGIDDLAPYLRLLGAGVGSLKQVIDMIPALVGAFQRAIDPETGEVRLTYAAPKVALPQADADQICAAVNTVTPGRCKTSDNGLAGVDLAAIVLGSVGAR from the coding sequence GTGCAACGCCTGCTCGCCTCGCCGGGTTTCGTCACCGTGATCGGCGGCGTCCTCGTCGCAATCCTCTCCGTTGTCGGCTATTTTGTCGCTTTCCGTCCGCTGGACAAGACCATCGGCTACTGCGCGATCCTGCCCGATGCCGTCGGCCTCTACCCCAGCAACCACGTGACCATGCTCGGCATGCCGGTCGGTACCGTGACGGCGCTCTCGCCCGACGGTGCCGGCGTCCGTGTCGAATTCGAGGTAGACGCCGATCACCCGCTCACCGGGCAGGTCATCGCGACAACGGTCGCCGACACTCTCCTCGCCGATCGCAATCTCGCGGTGCTCGGCGAACCCGGTGCACCCGATTGGAACCGAAACACCTGCGTGACAAGGACATTCACACCGAAGAGCATGACAGAAACCCTGGCGGCCTTCTCGGCGTTGGCCGACCAGCTCGGCGGCAACGGCGACCCCGCGGAGCGCAGCCGGATCCGTGACACTGTCGCCGCCTTCCAGCGTGCCACCTCCGGGACAGGGCCGAAGATGAATGCCCTGATCCAGGATCTCGGCACCGCACTGCGCGCACCGGATGCCGCCATCGGCCATATCGGTGCGCTGCTCGACGCGCTCGGCGAACTCTCGACCAGCATCTCGGTCAATTGGCAGGACATCAAGACGACGCTGCTGAATGCCGGACCCGGCATCGCCTTCGTCAACGAGGTCTGGCAACAGGTCATCCAGATCGTCGACTCACTCCTGGTCGACTTTCCGATGTTCAACGACATCGCCCGCAAGTACGGCCGCGAAATACTCGGCGGCATCGATGATCTGGCCCCATACCTGCGGCTGCTCGGCGCGGGCGTCGGATCACTGAAGCAGGTCATCGATATGATCCCGGCCCTGGTCGGGGCATTCCAGCGCGCGATCGACCCGGAGACCGGCGAGGTCCGGCTCACCTACGCCGCGCCGAAAGTCGCGCTGCCACAAGCGGATGCCGATCAGATCTGCGCTGCGGTCAACACGGTGACACCCGGCCGATGCAAGACATCGGACAACGGCCTTGCCGGTGTCGACCTGGCCGCAATCGTGCTCGGATCGGTGGGTGCCCGATGA
- a CDS encoding MlaD family protein translates to MKRRTVVRRTGSWLAGTLTAGMLVSGCGFDPSSVPVPGASVSGPTYQVRIEFANALNLPKQAKVVANGAQIGTLSTVTVVDPSTQHPGRIDAIVEISESVRLPTTTTAQLRQNTILGDIYIGLTTPPTDFAETLPPGGTIPLPQTRPALQIEDLMAGMSTFIGGGALHSVQEIINRSNAVLPERPADTARIFETLGRDTQDVADSLDSVGRFLDAIQQDVTAVQDNREELDVLLSERGARDIPVFANSLVLTLGVVGALGIVGHAVVWLGPLLQEGDAAAEAFVPMLLAANPLDLSAPANLNRLVALLRDKVIPFAERGPTVNLTRIAAETGAASPMSTDDQVDRIVATLRMIGVVR, encoded by the coding sequence ATGAAAAGGCGGACAGTGGTGCGGCGCACCGGTTCCTGGCTTGCCGGCACGCTCACAGCGGGGATGCTGGTCAGCGGCTGCGGTTTCGATCCCTCGTCGGTGCCGGTGCCGGGCGCATCCGTGTCCGGCCCGACCTATCAGGTCCGGATCGAGTTCGCGAACGCACTGAACCTGCCCAAGCAGGCCAAGGTGGTGGCCAATGGCGCGCAGATCGGCACACTGAGCACCGTGACCGTTGTCGATCCTTCGACACAGCATCCCGGACGCATCGACGCGATCGTCGAGATCTCCGAGTCGGTGCGGCTGCCGACCACCACCACCGCGCAGCTGCGGCAGAACACCATCCTCGGTGACATCTACATCGGACTCACCACTCCCCCGACAGATTTCGCCGAGACCCTGCCGCCGGGCGGCACGATTCCGCTACCGCAGACCCGCCCCGCACTGCAGATCGAGGACCTGATGGCAGGCATGTCGACCTTCATCGGCGGCGGTGCGCTGCACAGCGTGCAGGAGATCATCAACCGGAGCAATGCCGTGCTGCCGGAGCGACCAGCAGACACGGCCCGGATATTCGAGACGCTCGGCCGCGACACCCAGGACGTGGCCGATAGTCTGGACAGTGTCGGCCGATTCCTCGACGCCATCCAGCAGGATGTGACGGCGGTGCAGGACAATAGGGAAGAGCTCGACGTCCTGCTGTCCGAACGCGGCGCGCGTGACATCCCGGTCTTCGCGAATTCCCTGGTGCTGACCCTCGGCGTTGTCGGCGCCCTCGGCATCGTCGGGCACGCGGTGGTCTGGCTCGGCCCCCTCCTGCAGGAGGGTGACGCCGCGGCCGAGGCCTTCGTGCCGATGCTGCTGGCCGCCAACCCACTCGACCTGTCCGCGCCCGCCAATCTGAATCGGCTGGTGGCCTTGCTGCGCGACAAAGTCATCCCGTTCGCCGAACGCGGGCCGACGGTGAACCTGACCCGCATCGCGGCGGAGACCGGTGCGGCAAGCCCCATGTCCACCGACGACCAGGTCGACCGGATCGTCGCCACGCTGCGGATGATCGGAGTGGTCCGGTGA
- a CDS encoding MlaD family protein, translating into MKLSSVKPGSMASLGAIAAILLVGSTYLSLGVVRVGWLNEYTEATMVLTDSGGLLPRSKVLLSGIEVGTVTSVSHTGTTVSVRFRVDDRYRIPSSSMARIETLSGLGEPYLDFRPASGDGPYLRDGQIVDAAEVTVPISIPEVAQTATRLLNQLDPQAMAAIIPTFTEGLAGTETVIPQLSRATDLLAATLLVRSDVIRQMLIAFQANANDMAWSGPALTDASGPWAAFGPRVSEVAAAIARVIRKGNVPADYVIDTPETVGLVPFLRQLAERINAIGPDLATMIPMLQPLIPLATNAVRPLDIGSLITQALDTTSPDGTLNLQLTVK; encoded by the coding sequence GTGAAGCTCTCCTCGGTCAAACCCGGCTCGATGGCATCCCTGGGCGCTATCGCCGCGATCCTCCTTGTCGGCAGCACCTACCTTTCCCTCGGGGTGGTGCGGGTCGGTTGGCTGAACGAGTACACCGAGGCGACCATGGTGCTGACCGATTCCGGCGGTCTGCTGCCGCGCTCCAAGGTGCTGCTGTCGGGCATCGAGGTCGGCACGGTGACCTCGGTGTCGCACACCGGGACCACGGTTTCGGTGCGGTTCCGCGTCGACGACAGATACCGAATTCCGAGCTCGAGCATGGCCCGCATCGAAACACTGTCCGGACTCGGCGAACCGTATCTCGACTTCCGCCCCGCCAGCGGTGACGGACCATACCTGCGCGACGGACAGATCGTGGATGCCGCCGAGGTCACGGTGCCGATCTCGATCCCGGAGGTAGCACAGACCGCCACCCGGCTGCTCAACCAGCTGGATCCGCAGGCGATGGCCGCCATCATCCCGACCTTCACCGAGGGGCTGGCGGGCACCGAAACCGTCATCCCGCAACTGTCCCGCGCGACCGACCTGCTGGCCGCGACACTGCTGGTTCGCTCTGATGTCATCCGCCAGATGCTCATAGCGTTCCAAGCCAACGCGAACGATATGGCGTGGTCGGGGCCCGCGCTGACCGATGCCTCTGGACCATGGGCCGCCTTCGGTCCTCGGGTCAGCGAGGTGGCGGCCGCGATCGCGCGGGTCATCCGAAAGGGCAACGTCCCAGCCGATTACGTCATCGACACCCCGGAGACCGTCGGACTCGTCCCGTTCCTACGTCAGCTGGCCGAACGGATCAATGCCATCGGACCGGACCTGGCGACGATGATCCCGATGCTGCAACCGCTGATCCCGCTCGCGACGAATGCGGTGCGGCCACTCGACATCGGCAGCCTCATCACCCAGGCGCTCGATACCACCAGCCCCGACGGGACGCTGAATCTTCAACTCACCGTCAAATAG
- a CDS encoding ArsR/SmtB family transcription factor: MVAEPGDVFKALADPTRRAILDELADRDGQTLFEICSRLTMKHRLASSRQAVSQHLDVLEAAGLISTRRDGRYKFHHLNREPLRHLTDHWLQEE, from the coding sequence ATTGTTGCCGAGCCCGGCGACGTCTTCAAGGCGCTGGCCGACCCGACCCGCCGAGCGATCCTCGACGAACTGGCCGACCGCGACGGCCAGACGCTGTTCGAGATCTGCAGCAGGCTCACCATGAAGCACCGACTCGCTTCATCCCGGCAGGCCGTCTCACAGCACCTCGACGTGCTGGAAGCCGCCGGCCTGATCAGCACCCGCCGGGACGGCCGATACAAGTTCCACCACCTGAATCGTGAGCCCCTGCGGCACCTCACAGACCACTGGCTCCAGGAGGAATGA
- a CDS encoding VOC family protein codes for MRINVTSVLVDDQAKALRFYTDVLGFTKKTDIPLGEARWLTVVSPQDPEGVELLLEPDGHPAAGPFKKALVEDGIPFTSFAVDDVRAEYDRLRALGVRFTQEPLDHGPVIVAVLDDTCGNLIQIAQRTN; via the coding sequence ATCCGAATCAACGTGACCAGCGTCTTGGTCGACGATCAGGCCAAGGCTCTGCGCTTCTACACCGACGTGCTCGGCTTCACGAAGAAGACCGACATCCCACTCGGCGAGGCCCGCTGGCTGACCGTGGTGTCGCCACAGGATCCGGAGGGCGTCGAGCTGCTGCTCGAGCCCGACGGCCACCCCGCGGCGGGCCCGTTCAAGAAGGCTCTCGTCGAGGACGGCATCCCGTTCACCTCGTTTGCCGTCGACGACGTGCGCGCCGAATACGATCGGCTGCGCGCTCTCGGCGTCCGGTTCACACAGGAGCCGTTGGACCACGGGCCCGTAATCGTCGCGGTTCTCGATGACACCTGCGGCAATCTCATCCAGATCGCACAGCGGACGAACTGA
- a CDS encoding class I SAM-dependent methyltransferase, with product MSAMQQATARAFNGLVTQGWNRAARLYNTPILQRLAYRPPQDEIIAQLALSRAQRIADVGCGTGILAARIAADLAPEAVYGCDASAGMSKQARSRSDRVEWRHRQAEDLGFPDAALDAVVSTHAFHFFAHQAALAEFHRILIPGGLLAIVLNNPTTRFARALQPAPMQDLAYFPAPSEMRALIEAAGFTVTEQRAVQRYPIPPALVPDVLTVARRG from the coding sequence ATGTCTGCCATGCAACAAGCGACTGCGCGCGCGTTCAACGGGTTGGTGACCCAGGGCTGGAACAGGGCCGCGCGCCTGTACAACACGCCGATCCTGCAGCGGCTCGCCTACCGACCGCCGCAGGACGAGATCATTGCCCAGCTGGCGCTCAGCCGGGCCCAGCGAATCGCCGATGTCGGTTGCGGCACCGGCATTTTGGCTGCGCGGATCGCGGCGGATCTGGCGCCGGAAGCGGTCTATGGCTGCGATGCCTCGGCAGGGATGTCGAAGCAGGCCAGATCTCGCTCGGACCGCGTCGAGTGGCGCCATCGCCAGGCCGAAGACCTCGGGTTCCCCGATGCCGCCCTCGATGCAGTGGTGTCCACACACGCCTTCCACTTCTTCGCTCACCAGGCCGCCCTAGCCGAATTCCATCGAATTCTGATACCCGGCGGCCTACTTGCGATCGTGCTGAACAACCCCACCACCCGATTTGCCCGAGCATTGCAGCCCGCACCGATGCAGGACCTCGCCTACTTTCCAGCGCCCAGCGAGATGCGCGCGCTGATCGAAGCGGCCGGGTTCACCGTCACCGAGCAGCGGGCGGTGCAACGTTATCCAATTCCGCCCGCGCTTGTGCCGGACGTTTTGACGGTTGCGCGCCGCGGCTGA
- a CDS encoding histone deacetylase, which produces MPGNDSFHTAGRSDDGTSLVWYAAYGSNMHLPRLRCYLAGGTPEGGALVLPGCRNPADPARSVPVILRGQLYFATESLVWTGGRAFYDPDRPGAMAVRAHLITAAQFSDIAAQEMYREPGADLDLTQAITTGRSTLGPGRYETLVCVGTHDGYPLLTLTAPWHFADLPGNPPAAAYLLHLAAGLADSHAWTTEQIAAYLVTCPGVDIGWTADSIAALLTS; this is translated from the coding sequence ATGCCTGGCAACGATTCTTTCCACACGGCAGGCCGATCCGACGACGGGACTAGCCTGGTCTGGTACGCGGCCTACGGATCGAACATGCATCTGCCGCGGTTACGGTGCTACCTCGCGGGTGGCACCCCCGAAGGTGGCGCCCTGGTCCTCCCCGGCTGCCGCAACCCTGCCGACCCGGCACGTTCCGTTCCGGTCATACTGCGCGGCCAACTGTATTTCGCCACCGAATCACTGGTCTGGACCGGCGGCCGAGCATTCTACGACCCCGACAGACCCGGCGCGATGGCCGTCCGTGCCCACCTGATCACCGCCGCCCAGTTCTCCGATATCGCCGCGCAGGAGATGTACCGCGAACCAGGCGCCGACCTCGACCTGACCCAAGCAATCACCACCGGTCGCAGCACACTCGGCCCCGGCCGCTACGAAACATTGGTCTGTGTAGGCACTCATGACGGCTACCCCCTCCTCACGCTCACCGCCCCTTGGCATTTCGCCGACCTCCCCGGCAATCCGCCTGCGGCCGCCTATCTCCTTCATCTAGCCGCCGGTCTGGCCGATTCGCACGCATGGACCACCGAACAGATCGCCGCCTACCTGGTGACATGCCCAGGCGTAGACATCGGCTGGACGGCTGACTCCATCGCCGCCTTACTAACCTCATGA
- a CDS encoding alpha/beta hydrolase, giving the protein MRASRHLVLLVSALVTAVSVFGLSASSAAAAPGGAHVVDDIPLDGSVSRMDVYSPSMDRVVSNRVIRAVGGSAPTLYLLTGLGGGVDGISWWDDTDVREFFAGKHVNVVMPVGGAYSMYTDWLTDDPAVGRNRWQTYLTQELPSGLDRKLGSTGRNAIAGVSMSAASAVDLAIQAPTVYSAVAAYSGCPWAADPLGVAMITAQVGRGGGNPVNMWGALGQTVWRAHDAFANAGALAGKTIYLSAATGTPGAIDEGGLPFPPIEAIASSCTAAFAGRLAELGLPAVHVNRPEGSHTWGQFETDLHDSWPHLARALGS; this is encoded by the coding sequence ATGAGGGCTTCAAGGCATTTGGTGCTACTCGTCAGCGCGCTGGTCACCGCTGTCTCCGTTTTCGGCCTGTCCGCTTCCTCTGCCGCGGCGGCCCCGGGCGGAGCACATGTGGTCGACGATATTCCTCTGGACGGCTCCGTATCCAGGATGGACGTCTACTCGCCATCGATGGATCGTGTGGTGAGCAACAGGGTGATTCGGGCTGTGGGCGGCTCGGCCCCCACCCTGTATTTGCTCACGGGGCTCGGGGGCGGTGTGGATGGGATCTCGTGGTGGGACGACACGGATGTCCGAGAGTTCTTTGCCGGCAAGCATGTCAATGTGGTGATGCCGGTCGGGGGCGCCTACAGCATGTACACCGACTGGCTCACCGACGACCCGGCGGTCGGCCGCAACCGGTGGCAGACGTACCTCACGCAGGAACTGCCCTCGGGTCTCGACAGGAAACTCGGCAGCACCGGACGGAACGCCATAGCGGGAGTGTCGATGAGTGCGGCCTCCGCGGTCGATCTCGCGATCCAAGCGCCCACGGTGTACAGCGCCGTGGCCGCCTACAGCGGGTGTCCTTGGGCTGCGGATCCGCTCGGGGTGGCGATGATCACCGCGCAGGTAGGGCGTGGTGGCGGCAATCCGGTCAACATGTGGGGCGCCCTCGGTCAAACGGTCTGGCGTGCGCACGACGCGTTCGCCAACGCGGGCGCTCTCGCCGGAAAGACCATCTACCTTTCGGCAGCTACCGGTACTCCCGGCGCGATCGATGAAGGCGGGCTGCCCTTCCCGCCGATCGAGGCGATTGCGAGCTCGTGCACGGCGGCCTTTGCCGGCAGGCTCGCCGAGCTCGGTCTGCCTGCGGTGCATGTCAATCGCCCGGAGGGCTCGCACACCTGGGGACAGTTTGAAACAGACCTGCATGATTCGTGGCCGCATTTGGCTCGTGCACTCGGTTCGTGA
- a CDS encoding acyl-CoA dehydrogenase family protein, whose translation MERTLFEPEHELFRESFRKFLDQHVAPNHAKWEEQGIVDRGVWLEAGKQGFLGMAMPEEYGGGGVKDFRYNAIVAEESVRGQYSGLGFALHNDVIAPYLSELANDEQKQRWLPGFCSGEIITAIAMTEPGTGSDLQGIKTRAVRDGDDWILNGAKTFITNGINSDIVIVVAQTDPDKGAMGFSLLVVERGMPGFERGANLDKLGLKAQDTAELSFTDVRVPGKNLLGTEGMGFIHLMQNLPQERLSIAVMAAAAMEACLDMTIQYVRDRKAFGKPIGALQNTRFVLAELATKTTAVRVLVDRFIEDLNVGKLSVEDAAMAKWWSTEEQVDLIDRCLQLHGGYGYMKEYPIAKAYMDARVQTIYGGTTEIMKEIIGRSLKLS comes from the coding sequence GTGGAGCGCACATTGTTCGAACCCGAACATGAACTGTTCCGGGAGTCGTTCCGCAAGTTTCTCGATCAGCACGTCGCGCCGAATCATGCGAAGTGGGAAGAGCAGGGCATCGTCGATCGCGGCGTCTGGCTCGAGGCAGGTAAGCAGGGATTCCTCGGCATGGCCATGCCCGAGGAGTACGGTGGCGGCGGCGTCAAGGACTTCCGCTACAACGCGATCGTTGCCGAGGAATCCGTCCGCGGCCAATACTCCGGCCTCGGCTTCGCCCTCCACAACGACGTCATCGCTCCCTACCTCTCGGAGCTCGCCAACGACGAGCAGAAACAGCGCTGGCTCCCCGGCTTCTGTTCCGGCGAAATCATCACCGCCATCGCCATGACCGAACCCGGCACGGGCTCCGACCTCCAGGGCATCAAAACCCGCGCGGTCCGTGACGGCGACGACTGGATCCTCAACGGCGCCAAGACCTTCATCACCAACGGCATCAACTCCGACATCGTCATCGTCGTAGCCCAAACCGACCCCGACAAGGGCGCCATGGGCTTCAGTCTTCTCGTTGTCGAACGCGGTATGCCCGGCTTCGAACGCGGTGCCAACCTCGACAAGCTGGGTCTCAAAGCCCAAGACACCGCCGAACTGAGCTTCACCGACGTCCGCGTCCCCGGCAAAAACCTCCTCGGCACCGAAGGCATGGGCTTCATCCACCTCATGCAAAACCTGCCCCAGGAGCGCCTCTCCATCGCCGTCATGGCAGCCGCCGCAATGGAAGCCTGCCTGGACATGACCATTCAGTATGTCCGCGACCGCAAAGCTTTCGGCAAACCCATCGGCGCCCTCCAGAACACCCGCTTCGTGCTGGCCGAACTGGCCACCAAAACCACCGCCGTCCGCGTCCTCGTCGACCGTTTCATCGAGGACCTCAACGTGGGCAAGCTCTCCGTCGAGGACGCCGCCATGGCGAAGTGGTGGAGCACCGAGGAGCAGGTCGACCTGATCGACCGCTGCCTCCAACTGCACGGTGGCTACGGCTACATGAAGGAATACCCGATTGCCAAGGCGTACATGGACGCTCGCGTTCAGACGATCTACGGTGGGACAACCGAGATCATGAAAGAAATCATCGGACGGTCGCTGAAACTGTCCTGA
- a CDS encoding alpha/beta hydrolase, translating to MRWTRRRMAVAAGAVVMFLGVPAASGGLATAVSAPSDPIIASGSLLASPRSSDGSRIDSFTITNARNLVLQVFSAAMDKNIEVKVQRPADASVARPTLYLLSGAGGGEDEATWDLKSSASQFFADKDVNVIQPVGGAWSYYADWRTSDPVLGVNRWQTFFTEELPPLIDSALGANGTNAIAGISMSGTPVLQLPIAKPGLYQSAAAYSGCAQISDPIGWNFVNTVVAAGGGESVNMYGPQGDPMWAANDPYVHADRLRGTNLFISNGSGIPGQWDTLNGPYALPGVGGLANQVTLGAGLEAAANYCSHNMQNRLNQLGIPATFDFQSTGTHSWGYWQQALVASWPVLAKGLGLPA from the coding sequence ATGCGTTGGACACGAAGACGAATGGCGGTAGCGGCGGGTGCGGTAGTGATGTTCCTGGGGGTGCCCGCAGCGTCAGGTGGCCTCGCTACCGCGGTGTCCGCACCGTCGGATCCGATCATCGCCTCCGGTTCACTGCTCGCCTCGCCCCGTTCGTCGGACGGTTCCCGCATCGACAGCTTCACCATCACAAACGCCCGCAACCTCGTCCTCCAGGTGTTCTCTGCCGCTATGGACAAGAACATCGAGGTCAAGGTGCAGCGCCCCGCCGACGCCTCGGTCGCGCGTCCCACGCTGTACCTGCTTTCGGGAGCGGGCGGCGGCGAGGATGAGGCCACGTGGGACTTGAAATCGTCCGCATCACAGTTCTTCGCCGACAAGGATGTGAACGTCATCCAACCGGTCGGCGGCGCGTGGAGCTACTACGCCGACTGGCGCACCTCTGACCCGGTGCTCGGCGTGAACAGATGGCAGACCTTCTTCACCGAAGAATTGCCGCCGCTGATCGACTCGGCGCTCGGCGCGAACGGTACCAACGCGATCGCGGGCATTTCGATGTCGGGTACGCCGGTGCTGCAACTCCCCATCGCCAAGCCTGGTCTCTACCAGTCGGCCGCGGCCTACAGCGGTTGCGCTCAGATCAGCGACCCGATCGGCTGGAACTTCGTCAACACCGTCGTCGCGGCAGGGGGCGGCGAATCCGTGAACATGTATGGGCCGCAAGGTGATCCGATGTGGGCGGCCAACGACCCCTACGTCCACGCCGACCGACTACGCGGCACAAACCTGTTCATTTCCAACGGCTCCGGCATCCCCGGCCAGTGGGACACCCTGAACGGCCCCTACGCCCTACCCGGCGTCGGCGGCCTCGCGAACCAGGTGACCCTCGGCGCCGGCCTCGAAGCCGCCGCCAACTACTGCTCCCACAACATGCAGAATCGCCTCAATCAGCTCGGCATCCCCGCCACCTTTGACTTCCAGTCGACCGGCACGCACTCCTGGGGCTATTGGCAGCAGGCGCTGGTCGCCTCCTGGCCGGTCCTTGCCAAGGGTCTGGGCCTGCCTGCTTGA
- a CDS encoding lysophospholipid acyltransferase family protein — protein MSHDNSGSAVSRDRPSGDSSHTSVLSDGAPLSVSLTDTDLRVLDTLLAPLRAWTSPRYYGLENIPADGPVLLVGNHNLMGGIDAPLLLPEILRRRGRLIRGLAENVLISVPGVRELLHHFGAVRGNRRNCLALLARGEAVIVFPGGGREAVRRKNEKYVLKWQGRSGFAHMAIEAGAPIVPVAMIGVDDAYDIVFDGDHPVLRPLRWAVEALGLSKDLTPPLIRGIGPTVLPRPERFYFSAGAPIDPAPWRDAVDKHAAAVELRDVVRKELEEELKFLFAERERDSGRTLIGRLRGLLNR, from the coding sequence ATGTCGCACGACAACTCCGGCTCGGCCGTTTCCCGTGATCGGCCATCCGGTGACTCGTCGCACACCAGCGTGCTCAGTGACGGTGCGCCGCTTTCGGTTTCACTGACCGACACCGATCTTCGGGTGCTCGACACCCTGCTCGCGCCCCTGCGCGCCTGGACGAGCCCCCGCTACTACGGCCTCGAGAACATCCCCGCCGACGGTCCGGTGCTGTTGGTCGGCAACCACAACCTGATGGGCGGCATCGACGCACCGCTGCTGCTGCCGGAAATTCTGCGCCGCCGCGGCAGGCTAATTCGCGGCCTCGCCGAGAACGTCCTCATCTCGGTCCCCGGTGTGCGCGAACTGCTGCACCACTTCGGTGCCGTTCGCGGCAATCGGCGCAACTGCCTTGCGCTGCTGGCCCGCGGTGAGGCCGTCATCGTCTTCCCGGGTGGTGGTCGCGAGGCGGTGCGCCGCAAGAACGAGAAGTACGTCCTGAAATGGCAGGGCCGGTCCGGATTCGCGCACATGGCGATCGAAGCGGGGGCGCCGATCGTGCCGGTGGCGATGATCGGCGTCGATGACGCCTACGACATCGTCTTCGACGGCGATCATCCCGTGCTGCGCCCGCTGCGCTGGGCGGTCGAGGCTCTGGGTCTCAGCAAAGATCTGACCCCGCCGCTTATCCGTGGCATCGGTCCGACCGTGCTGCCCCGACCGGAGCGCTTCTACTTCTCGGCGGGTGCTCCGATCGATCCTGCGCCGTGGCGCGATGCGGTCGACAAGCATGCTGCCGCAGTGGAATTGCGCGATGTCGTGCGCAAAGAGCTGGAGGAGGAGCTGAAGTTCCTCTTCGCCGAGCGGGAGCGCGACTCCGGTCGAACCCTCATCGGTCGGCTGCGTGGCCTGCTGAATCGTTGA